The Fuerstiella sp. genome has a segment encoding these proteins:
- a CDS encoding mandelate racemase/muconate lactonizing enzyme family protein, whose amino-acid sequence MNHQRTRRHLFKTAGVAIAGGAGLSLASPIARGWEAREGGVPDLKITSVKTFQLEHQLRRPFGVSVSVPLSRTRAALMVKIETDAGITGWGETSPINGARGTIDEHLTPILVGQNPLHYGRLCRELWGANFGNGIAQGAVDVALNDLRGQALGLPVAELFGGRLRDRVPVYGSTMNYVEGEEPESLFPREAVTRVREGYKALKMRLGRYSVAREAKVARAVRDAVGPDIRLMVDGNAAYTLRSAVQMGRILDDLNFEFFEEPLPQSPRYAGYPELREKLSLPLAGGEVVDSCIAAKELIDRRAFDIIQPDATLCGGIGNALFISRMAALSGIPCVPHCWGGAISIAASVHLLSVLPDPHGGFPTDTPMLEFDLSENPWRTEIVSQPFRPVDGEITVPTAPGLGIEVREDVIREYSV is encoded by the coding sequence ATGAATCATCAGCGAACGCGGCGTCATCTGTTCAAAACTGCCGGGGTTGCAATTGCCGGAGGAGCCGGACTGTCTCTGGCTTCGCCGATTGCCAGGGGGTGGGAAGCTCGGGAGGGCGGCGTTCCTGATCTGAAGATCACGTCGGTTAAAACGTTCCAGCTGGAGCACCAGCTGAGACGTCCGTTTGGCGTATCGGTGTCCGTTCCACTGAGCCGAACTCGGGCTGCGCTGATGGTGAAGATTGAAACCGATGCGGGGATCACCGGCTGGGGGGAAACCAGTCCGATTAACGGAGCCCGCGGCACAATCGATGAACACCTTACTCCAATACTGGTTGGACAGAACCCGCTGCATTACGGTCGACTTTGTCGAGAACTTTGGGGAGCTAATTTTGGCAACGGAATCGCTCAGGGGGCCGTGGATGTGGCCTTGAATGATCTTCGTGGTCAGGCTCTTGGTCTGCCCGTGGCGGAATTGTTTGGAGGCCGGCTGCGAGACCGTGTACCCGTGTATGGGTCCACCATGAACTATGTGGAAGGTGAAGAACCTGAATCTCTGTTTCCGCGAGAAGCCGTGACGCGTGTCCGCGAAGGCTACAAGGCACTCAAGATGCGTCTGGGGCGTTACAGCGTCGCTCGCGAAGCAAAAGTAGCCAGGGCGGTTCGTGATGCCGTCGGTCCCGATATTCGACTGATGGTTGACGGAAACGCTGCGTACACGCTGCGGTCGGCCGTGCAGATGGGACGGATTCTTGATGACCTGAACTTTGAATTCTTCGAGGAACCCCTGCCGCAGTCTCCGCGTTATGCGGGCTATCCTGAGTTGCGGGAAAAACTTTCGCTCCCACTGGCAGGCGGGGAAGTCGTTGATTCATGCATCGCAGCGAAAGAGCTGATCGATCGTCGCGCGTTCGATATTATTCAACCCGACGCAACGCTGTGCGGCGGCATCGGGAATGCTCTGTTTATCAGCAGGATGGCGGCATTGTCAGGAATTCCGTGCGTTCCTCATTGCTGGGGCGGCGCGATCTCCATTGCGGCGTCGGTACACCTGCTGTCGGTACTCCCGGATCCTCACGGGGGATTTCCAACAGATACACCGATGCTGGAATTTGATCTGTCTGAAAACCCGTGGCGAACAGAAATTGTTTCACAGCCCTTTCGTCCCGTTGACGGGGAGATTACGGTCCCAACAGCTCCCGGTCTGGGGATCGAAGTCAGGGAAGACGTTATTCGAGAGTACTCTGTGTGA
- a CDS encoding C45 family autoproteolytic acyltransferase/hydrolase — protein sequence MKPTRYPELAVNGAPKQLGQQIGEATREQIRGFCEVAYERVCKTVQITRDRAFDVARGSLRFAREYRPDLVEELQGTAEAAGVTLDELMLLQVRNQLQSEKSGGCTSLSFFPETGIRSGPVVAQTWDNDPVLDEFTVVLTRYPDGKPPFTSCTQAGLISYMGFSETGIGTCVNTLPAPGRDKGVPHYFILREIYEAGSIDQTVHSLNRAHRAIPVNIMMSTPEGPANLEVTLDGVRVLKPGDSSVVTHTNHCVHDDFKPINSEFPELAQSYSRKTRIDELLKGCDRQADLEQIKSILSDHDNYPGSICRHPGDDPVTGFWETVFAIIIEPDERRMWITRGNPCDHSFEEYGMKSV from the coding sequence ATGAAACCGACTCGATATCCGGAGCTGGCGGTCAATGGTGCTCCGAAGCAGTTGGGGCAACAGATCGGCGAAGCCACACGTGAACAGATCCGGGGGTTTTGCGAAGTTGCTTACGAGCGAGTCTGCAAAACCGTTCAAATCACTCGTGACCGGGCATTTGATGTGGCCCGCGGTAGTCTCAGGTTTGCTCGGGAATATCGTCCTGATCTCGTCGAAGAACTGCAGGGAACGGCGGAAGCGGCCGGCGTCACACTGGACGAACTCATGCTGCTTCAGGTTCGCAATCAACTGCAGTCGGAAAAGTCAGGGGGCTGCACTTCTCTGTCGTTTTTTCCGGAGACCGGAATTCGCAGCGGACCTGTGGTTGCTCAGACCTGGGACAATGATCCGGTGCTTGACGAATTTACTGTGGTGCTTACCAGGTACCCGGACGGGAAACCGCCGTTCACTTCGTGCACACAGGCTGGTCTGATTTCGTATATGGGATTCAGCGAAACCGGTATCGGCACCTGTGTGAACACGCTGCCTGCCCCCGGTCGGGACAAGGGTGTCCCGCACTATTTCATACTCAGGGAGATCTATGAAGCCGGCTCAATTGATCAAACGGTTCATTCGCTCAATCGGGCACATCGAGCGATTCCGGTCAACATCATGATGTCAACACCCGAGGGACCGGCTAATCTTGAAGTGACCCTCGACGGGGTCCGGGTATTGAAGCCCGGAGATTCATCGGTCGTTACACATACAAATCATTGTGTTCATGATGATTTCAAACCGATCAACAGTGAATTTCCCGAGCTGGCTCAGTCGTACAGTCGAAAGACTCGTATTGACGAACTGTTGAAGGGATGTGATCGACAGGCCGATCTTGAGCAGATCAAAAGCATTCTGAGTGATCACGACAATTACCCAGGTTCGATCTGTCGTCACCCTGGTGACGATCCGGTGACCGGTTTCTGGGAAACCGTGTTCGCGATCATCATCGAACCGGACGAACGTCGAATGTGGATTACTCGAGGGAACCCCTGTGATCACTCATTCGAAGAATACGGCATGAAGAGTGTTTGA
- a CDS encoding DUF3293 domain-containing protein, which yields MHPAYFEVRFRCADHDVVWPPSFSIITAYATTGEHWSEEKNRSADGSLQRELRAMRRWMCRVSGYSPSSGHTERGWAVEMPFEMACDTGQRYSQDAIYFIEGDQLFVSFCDERRKQIIVDGFRTRLD from the coding sequence ATGCATCCGGCTTACTTTGAAGTTCGATTTCGATGTGCCGACCACGACGTTGTCTGGCCGCCGTCGTTTTCCATCATTACGGCATACGCCACGACTGGGGAACACTGGTCGGAAGAAAAAAATCGTTCTGCTGACGGGAGTTTACAGCGAGAGCTCAGGGCCATGCGGCGGTGGATGTGCCGGGTCTCCGGATATAGTCCGTCCAGCGGACATACGGAACGGGGCTGGGCCGTGGAAATGCCATTTGAAATGGCTTGTGATACAGGACAACGTTACAGCCAGGATGCCATCTATTTTATTGAAGGAGATCAGCTGTTTGTCAGCTTTTGTGACGAAAGACGCAAACAAATTATTGTGGACGGATTCAGAACAAGGCTGGACTGA
- a CDS encoding glucose 1-dehydrogenase has translation MAYLEQLFTLQGKVALVTGATRGLGLAMTEALLRAGASVVLNGSNRERLTETTQRFAQEGLPVSEYACDLADAAQVTSLTDFVLREHPRIDVLVNNAGVTCTHDLLDYPDTAWQKTFQVNLDAPFRLAKQLAPRMTEHDGGSIINITSIGAEQGFPNNPAYAAAKGALKQLTKSLAFDLGPFGIRVNNLGPGYFHTDMATLSYSDPERREARARSTLLGRWGEPEDLAGAVVFLASDASRYMTGQDLYIDGGWLAKGL, from the coding sequence ATGGCTTACCTCGAACAATTGTTCACACTGCAGGGAAAAGTCGCGTTAGTGACCGGAGCTACCCGCGGTTTGGGACTGGCCATGACTGAGGCCTTACTCCGCGCCGGGGCAAGCGTCGTGCTGAATGGCTCAAATCGTGAGCGACTTACCGAGACAACGCAGCGTTTTGCGCAGGAAGGCCTGCCGGTCAGTGAATACGCCTGCGATCTGGCCGATGCCGCCCAGGTCACCAGCCTCACAGATTTCGTACTCCGCGAGCATCCAAGAATCGATGTCCTCGTCAATAATGCCGGCGTGACATGTACGCATGATCTGCTTGATTACCCCGATACCGCCTGGCAAAAGACGTTTCAAGTCAATCTGGATGCACCATTCCGGCTGGCGAAACAACTGGCCCCGCGTATGACGGAACACGATGGCGGCTCGATTATCAATATTACCAGTATCGGTGCGGAACAGGGATTTCCCAATAATCCGGCCTACGCCGCAGCCAAAGGAGCACTCAAACAACTCACGAAATCACTGGCATTTGACCTGGGTCCCTTTGGTATTCGAGTGAATAATCTGGGTCCGGGCTACTTCCACACCGATATGGCCACTCTAAGTTATTCAGATCCGGAGCGTCGTGAGGCACGTGCCCGCAGTACTCTTCTGGGCCGGTGGGGTGAACCGGAAGATCTGGCCGGTGCGGTCGTCTTCCTTGCATCTGACGCTTCGCGCTATATGACGGGTCAGGATCTCTACATCGATGGAGGCTGGCTGGCAAAAGGGCTTTAA
- a CDS encoding cysteine hydrolase: MTDLFDSPDSLRDWIMPWPAFDVDWDRAGLIIIDYQNYGASSDCGLIPMLVQQHPDVAEYYVPRIRHSISNAQRLLNEFRKMQRNVIYTRHGALLPDGRDMIARRQRRDADARDQSDRPTLWPKGSREHQIVDELTPLDDELVIDKNSSSPFNGTGIDQLLRNLNVETLVVTGMATDMCVETTARNAGDRGYNVIVVEDAVATFFEEHHYAALSAMARVYTQVWTTDRVLRELK; the protein is encoded by the coding sequence ATGACAGACCTGTTTGACTCCCCCGATTCACTACGCGACTGGATTATGCCGTGGCCTGCATTTGATGTGGACTGGGATCGCGCAGGGCTCATCATTATCGACTATCAGAATTATGGTGCCAGTTCGGACTGCGGCCTCATCCCGATGCTCGTTCAGCAGCATCCGGACGTCGCGGAGTATTATGTGCCTCGAATTCGTCATTCGATCAGTAACGCACAGCGGTTACTGAACGAGTTTCGGAAGATGCAGCGAAATGTGATTTATACACGTCACGGTGCGCTTCTGCCCGATGGTCGTGACATGATTGCGCGACGTCAGCGACGGGATGCGGATGCTCGTGATCAGTCAGACCGTCCGACTCTATGGCCCAAAGGCAGCAGGGAACATCAAATCGTCGACGAACTGACACCACTCGACGATGAACTGGTGATCGACAAGAATTCCAGCAGCCCGTTTAACGGTACGGGGATCGATCAGCTTTTGCGAAATCTGAACGTAGAGACTCTGGTCGTGACCGGAATGGCAACTGATATGTGTGTGGAGACTACAGCGCGCAATGCCGGTGATCGTGGTTACAACGTGATCGTTGTTGAGGATGCCGTGGCAACATTTTTTGAAGAGCATCACTATGCGGCGTTGTCGGCCATGGCCCGGGTTTACACACAGGTGTGGACGACCGACCGTGTGTTGCGGGAGCTCAAATAG
- a CDS encoding CocE/NonD family hydrolase has protein sequence MTRTPTLLFGFLLFVAPVASAGDLSQINVETVRVPMRDGVQLATDIYRQSSVERAAVVLMRTPYNKERAKSDAERYAAAGYVAVVQDCRGRYESEGDFVPYNSEGQDGFDAIEWLRNQSWCNGRIGMWGASYVGATQWQAAAERPPGLVTIAPTATWSSFYRNLYLGGAVRISLIAGWAAGNSQKPAGAVVTTDWRTTLLHLPLSEVDQKVGWSIPWLRGMLTHPRPDGYWKRVELTEEIVDLKLPMQHIVGYYDFFSRESVGNFMRMREQACDSWTRRHQQLILGPWDHGSIGGAKVGEIDFGRNAVIDKAGENLRWFDRFLKEQGTPAEDEKTGEVEPAVRYFSMGDNVWQSASTWPPEGFQSESFYLHSDGDANTADGSGKLNRTPPVENELCDSFRADPDDPVPACPVSESQSVMSATWAPVDQRPIEERDDVLVYTSSPLTAPLTFAGNAKAELFVSADTPDADWVVRLIDVHPDGFAPNLAVGILRGSFRDSELHPTPLEPGKVYKLIIDLGPVAAQIREGHRLRVDICGAYFPLFDRNPNTAEGPSGQRSILSTERVYHDITRMSRILLPCQE, from the coding sequence ATGACTCGTACACCCACTTTGCTGTTTGGTTTTCTGCTGTTTGTTGCCCCGGTTGCATCGGCCGGCGATCTGTCGCAGATCAATGTAGAAACAGTCCGTGTGCCGATGCGGGATGGCGTGCAGCTGGCCACCGATATCTATCGTCAGTCGTCGGTCGAGCGTGCCGCCGTGGTGCTGATGCGAACCCCCTACAACAAGGAGCGTGCAAAATCGGATGCGGAACGATATGCCGCCGCCGGATACGTAGCGGTGGTCCAGGATTGCCGTGGCCGGTATGAGTCCGAAGGTGACTTCGTTCCTTATAACAGTGAGGGGCAGGACGGATTCGACGCAATTGAGTGGCTCAGAAATCAATCGTGGTGCAACGGACGCATTGGAATGTGGGGGGCTTCCTACGTGGGCGCCACCCAGTGGCAGGCGGCTGCGGAAAGACCTCCGGGGCTGGTCACGATTGCTCCGACTGCGACCTGGAGTAGTTTTTATCGGAATCTGTATCTGGGTGGTGCCGTCAGGATTTCGCTGATTGCCGGATGGGCTGCGGGCAACTCGCAGAAACCGGCCGGGGCAGTGGTGACGACTGACTGGAGGACAACACTGCTGCATTTGCCGCTAAGCGAAGTTGATCAGAAAGTTGGCTGGTCGATTCCCTGGCTGAGGGGCATGCTGACCCATCCTCGACCGGACGGATACTGGAAACGTGTTGAACTGACGGAAGAGATCGTCGATCTGAAGCTACCGATGCAGCACATCGTGGGTTACTACGATTTTTTCTCGCGTGAATCGGTCGGTAACTTTATGCGGATGCGTGAGCAGGCGTGCGATTCCTGGACCCGTCGCCACCAGCAACTCATTCTTGGCCCGTGGGACCATGGTTCGATTGGTGGTGCAAAAGTCGGTGAAATTGATTTTGGACGGAATGCGGTGATTGATAAGGCCGGCGAGAATCTCCGCTGGTTCGATCGGTTCCTGAAAGAGCAGGGCACGCCTGCCGAAGATGAGAAGACCGGTGAGGTCGAACCGGCGGTGAGGTATTTCTCAATGGGCGATAATGTCTGGCAATCGGCTTCCACGTGGCCCCCGGAAGGTTTTCAGTCAGAGTCGTTTTATCTGCACTCCGATGGTGATGCGAATACCGCAGACGGCAGCGGCAAACTCAACCGGACCCCTCCCGTGGAAAACGAATTGTGTGACAGTTTCCGGGCGGATCCCGACGACCCGGTCCCGGCCTGTCCGGTTTCCGAATCGCAATCCGTAATGTCGGCGACATGGGCTCCTGTTGATCAGCGACCGATCGAAGAGCGTGATGATGTGCTGGTGTATACGTCATCTCCACTGACCGCTCCGCTGACGTTTGCCGGTAATGCAAAAGCGGAATTGTTTGTCTCTGCGGATACACCCGATGCTGACTGGGTGGTCAGACTGATCGACGTCCATCCTGATGGATTTGCGCCGAACCTGGCGGTTGGTATTTTGCGGGGCAGTTTCCGGGATTCGGAACTGCATCCCACACCTCTTGAACCGGGTAAAGTCTACAAACTCATAATTGACCTTGGTCCGGTGGCGGCACAGATCCGTGAAGGACATCGACTGCGGGTCGATATTTGTGGTGCCTATTTTCCTTTGTTTGACCGGAATCCGAATACGGCTGAGGGACCCTCCGGGCAACGTTCCATTTTGTCAACGGAACGGGTTTACCACGACATCACCCGGATGTCACGAATCCTTCTGCCGTGCCAGGAATAA
- a CDS encoding amidohydrolase: protein MPSKNRKTRRTFLSESAAAIGATCATGTVAAEKADDDLLVIDCHAHIYGEDEQKYPTVEEPYRPPAGKGTVSHLQQEMKSNGVRFVTAIQTSTYYRFDNRFTADSARDNSDFMAAVITLDPDNPDSPDLLRRYVQDSNVRGMRSVPAKSGKLDDPGVDRLWGTAEELGIVINVLTGKENRSQIEALAVRHPKLRFVIDHCLNIKAGPDTDAIVSNVVRLAELPGAHAKLTFIPTGTAEPYPCRDLHHACRQVIAAFSPQRCVWGSDFPCELWCPEISYADHLKIFTRELGLETSAKKAILGETARGLWFADS, encoded by the coding sequence ATGCCATCGAAGAATAGGAAAACACGCCGCACGTTTCTCAGCGAATCAGCGGCCGCCATTGGAGCCACCTGCGCTACCGGTACTGTGGCGGCAGAAAAGGCGGACGACGACCTGCTGGTGATCGACTGTCACGCCCACATCTACGGAGAAGACGAGCAGAAATACCCAACGGTCGAGGAACCCTATCGTCCTCCGGCCGGCAAGGGCACGGTTTCTCACCTCCAACAGGAAATGAAGTCAAACGGCGTTCGTTTCGTGACTGCAATTCAGACGAGCACCTACTATCGCTTTGATAATCGTTTCACGGCAGATTCGGCCCGCGATAACAGTGATTTCATGGCCGCCGTGATCACGCTCGACCCCGACAACCCGGATAGTCCGGATTTGCTTCGTCGTTACGTACAGGACTCAAACGTTCGAGGCATGCGCAGTGTGCCGGCGAAGAGTGGGAAACTGGATGATCCCGGAGTCGATCGTCTTTGGGGTACGGCGGAAGAACTGGGTATCGTCATCAATGTGCTTACAGGAAAAGAGAACCGCAGTCAGATCGAAGCTCTTGCAGTGCGTCATCCGAAACTGCGGTTTGTCATTGACCACTGTCTCAACATCAAAGCCGGTCCCGACACAGATGCGATCGTGAGTAATGTGGTGCGACTTGCAGAACTTCCGGGCGCACATGCCAAACTGACATTTATTCCGACTGGTACTGCCGAACCCTACCCGTGTCGGGACCTCCACCACGCCTGTCGACAGGTGATTGCGGCATTCTCGCCGCAACGTTGTGTGTGGGGCAGCGACTTCCCCTGCGAATTGTGGTGTCCGGAGATCAGCTATGCTGACCACCTCAAGATTTTTACCCGTGAGCTTGGACTCGAAACTTCAGCGAAGAAAGCCATACTTGGCGAAACCGCACGAGGATTGTGGTTTGCTGATTCCTGA